A stretch of Sulfitobacter sp. THAF37 DNA encodes these proteins:
- a CDS encoding DUF4174 domain-containing protein, producing MERLLALVFAGVFAATASAQSNAFGEGGLLFAPGETADLSEFRWKKRPVVVFADSPNDPAYIEQMELLRARPEDLAVRDVIVLSDTDPDARSPLRLKMRPRGFMLVLVGKDGGIKLRKPFPWDVREITRSIDKMPMRQREIRERKEAEGVVIQ from the coding sequence ATGGAACGTCTGCTTGCGCTTGTTTTTGCTGGGGTATTCGCTGCCACAGCTTCGGCCCAGTCCAACGCTTTCGGCGAAGGCGGGCTGCTGTTCGCCCCCGGTGAAACGGCTGATTTGAGCGAATTTCGCTGGAAAAAGCGCCCCGTAGTGGTCTTTGCCGACAGCCCGAACGACCCGGCGTATATCGAACAGATGGAACTTTTGCGTGCCCGGCCCGAAGATCTGGCCGTGCGCGATGTCATCGTCCTGAGCGATACCGACCCGGACGCACGGTCGCCTCTGCGGCTCAAGATGCGGCCCCGTGGCTTCATGCTGGTGCTGGTGGGCAAGGACGGCGGGATCAAGCTGCGCAAACCCTTTCCCTGGGACGTGCGCGAGATCACGCGGAGCATCGACAAGATGCCCATGCGCCAGCGCGAGATCCGCGAGCGCAAGGAGGCCGAGGGCGTCGTCATCCAGTAA
- a CDS encoding acetyl/propionyl/methylcrotonyl-CoA carboxylase subunit alpha, which translates to MFKKILIANRGEIACRVIKTARRMGITTVAIYSDADANALHVQMADEAVHIGPAPANQSYIVIDKVMEAIKSSGAEAVHPGYGFLSENSKFAEALNAAGVAFVGPPVGAIEKMGDKITSKKIAKEAGVSTVPGYMGLIEDAEEAVKISNEIGYPVMLKASAGGGGKGMRIAWNDDEAREGFQSSKNEAASSFGDDRIFIEKFVTQPRHIEIQVLCDAHGNGIYLAERECSIQRRNQKVVEEAPSPFLDEETRKAMGEQAVALAQAVGYTSAGTVEFIVDGDKNFYFLEMNTRLQVEHPVTELITGVDLVEQMIRVADGQKLEMSQDDVKINGWAIENRLYAEDPYRGFLPSIGRLTRYRPPEEVVESDHIVRNDTGVYEGGEISMYYDPMIAKLCTWAPTRAEAIERMRVALDSFEVEGIGHNLPFLSAVMDHPKFVSGDMTTAFIAEEYPEGFQGVELPEADLRRIAAATAAMHRVAEIRRARVSGRMDNHERKVGSDWNVALQGHSFDVITQADQAGATVRFEDGEEMRVSGDWRPGDQLAKMKVGDAPLVLKVGKISGGFRIRTRGADLRVHVRSPRQAELARLMPVKEAADTSKLLLCPMPGLVVKMSVEQGEEVQEGQALCTIEAMKMENILRAERKGVVSKINAGEGDSLAVDDVIMEFE; encoded by the coding sequence ATGTTCAAGAAAATCCTGATCGCCAACCGGGGCGAGATCGCCTGCCGCGTCATCAAGACCGCGCGCCGGATGGGCATCACCACCGTTGCCATCTATTCCGATGCCGATGCCAACGCCCTGCATGTGCAGATGGCCGATGAGGCGGTGCATATCGGTCCGGCCCCGGCGAACCAGTCCTACATCGTGATCGACAAGGTGATGGAAGCGATCAAGTCCAGCGGCGCGGAAGCGGTGCATCCCGGCTATGGTTTTCTTTCCGAGAACAGCAAGTTCGCCGAGGCGCTGAATGCCGCCGGTGTCGCCTTTGTCGGGCCGCCCGTGGGTGCGATCGAGAAGATGGGGGACAAGATCACCTCCAAGAAGATCGCCAAGGAGGCGGGCGTCAGCACCGTGCCGGGCTACATGGGCCTGATCGAGGATGCCGAGGAAGCGGTGAAGATCTCGAACGAGATCGGCTATCCCGTCATGCTCAAGGCGTCCGCCGGGGGCGGCGGCAAGGGGATGCGCATCGCCTGGAACGACGACGAGGCGCGCGAGGGGTTCCAGTCCTCCAAGAACGAGGCGGCCAGTTCCTTCGGCGACGACCGCATCTTTATCGAGAAATTCGTCACGCAGCCCCGGCACATCGAAATCCAGGTGCTGTGCGATGCGCATGGCAACGGCATCTACCTGGCGGAACGCGAATGTTCGATCCAGCGCCGGAACCAGAAGGTGGTCGAGGAAGCGCCCAGCCCGTTTCTGGACGAAGAGACCCGCAAGGCGATGGGCGAACAGGCCGTGGCGCTGGCGCAGGCCGTGGGCTACACCAGTGCCGGCACGGTGGAATTCATCGTGGACGGGGACAAGAACTTCTACTTCCTTGAGATGAACACCCGCCTGCAGGTGGAACACCCCGTGACCGAACTGATCACCGGGGTCGATCTGGTCGAGCAGATGATCCGCGTGGCGGACGGCCAGAAGCTGGAGATGTCGCAGGACGATGTAAAGATCAACGGCTGGGCCATCGAGAACCGGCTCTACGCCGAGGACCCCTATCGCGGCTTTCTGCCGTCCATCGGACGGCTGACCCGCTACCGCCCGCCGGAGGAGGTGGTCGAAAGCGACCATATCGTGCGCAACGACACAGGCGTCTACGAGGGCGGCGAGATCAGCATGTACTACGATCCGATGATCGCCAAGCTTTGCACCTGGGCCCCGACACGGGCCGAGGCCATTGAACGGATGCGCGTGGCGCTGGACAGTTTCGAGGTCGAGGGGATCGGCCACAACCTGCCGTTCCTTTCAGCCGTGATGGATCACCCCAAGTTCGTGTCAGGCGACATGACCACCGCCTTCATCGCCGAGGAATATCCGGAGGGGTTCCAGGGTGTCGAACTGCCCGAGGCCGATTTGCGCCGTATCGCGGCGGCCACCGCCGCGATGCACCGGGTGGCCGAAATCCGCCGCGCGCGGGTATCGGGACGCATGGACAACCATGAACGCAAGGTGGGCAGCGACTGGAACGTGGCGCTTCAGGGACACTCCTTTGACGTGATCACCCAAGCCGACCAGGCCGGGGCGACAGTGCGTTTCGAGGACGGCGAGGAAATGCGCGTCAGCGGCGACTGGCGACCGGGCGACCAACTGGCCAAGATGAAGGTTGGCGACGCCCCGCTGGTGTTGAAAGTGGGCAAGATTTCGGGCGGTTTCCGCATTCGCACCCGCGGCGCCGACCTGCGGGTCCATGTGCGCAGCCCGCGTCAGGCGGAACTGGCCCGGCTGATGCCGGTCAAGGAAGCGGCAGATACCTCCAAGCTGCTGCTCTGTCCGATGCCGGGCCTTGTGGTCAAGATGTCGGTCGAACAGGGCGAAGAGGTCCAGGAGGGGCAGGCGCTTTGCACCATCGAGGCGATGAAGATGGAGAACATCCTGCGCGCCGAACGCAAGGGCGTCGTGTCCAAGATCAACGCGGGCGAGGGCGACAGTCTGGCGGTCGATGACGTGATCATGGAATTCGAGTAA
- a CDS encoding DUF6497 family protein, translating to MRWLAVILTMVAGPAVALDVPSGQGVELQEVLVDPVGSQTFVRFRLVAPAIARETSDLDYETVSGDMMHLCQDLALPYIAEFDLTGDVIVISLADRETEFGVADPDATQFFEAFRVEEGRCIWEGL from the coding sequence ATGAGGTGGCTCGCGGTCATCCTCACGATGGTCGCCGGACCGGCGGTTGCGCTGGATGTGCCATCGGGGCAGGGCGTGGAGTTGCAGGAGGTTCTGGTCGATCCGGTTGGATCGCAGACCTTCGTCCGCTTTCGCCTGGTCGCCCCTGCCATTGCGCGCGAGACGTCCGATCTGGATTACGAGACCGTATCAGGTGACATGATGCACCTGTGCCAGGATCTGGCGCTTCCCTATATTGCGGAGTTCGATCTGACGGGCGACGTCATCGTGATTTCACTGGCCGACCGCGAGACCGAATTCGGCGTCGCCGACCCCGACGCAACCCAGTTTTTCGAAGCGTTCCGCGTTGAAGAGGGCCGCTGTATTTGGGAGGGCTTGTGA
- a CDS encoding Rho termination factor yields the protein MPNPSIKDEDTYQALRDDGASKEKAARIANARANDDMHPSEKGGKAPPYEDWTKDELYERAQEIGIEGRSDMTKDALIKALRNH from the coding sequence ATGCCCAACCCATCCATCAAGGACGAAGACACCTATCAGGCGCTGCGCGACGACGGAGCGTCAAAGGAGAAGGCCGCCCGGATCGCCAATGCACGGGCCAACGACGACATGCATCCTTCCGAGAAGGGTGGCAAGGCGCCCCCCTACGAGGACTGGACCAAGGACGAACTCTACGAGCGGGCGCAGGAAATCGGGATCGAGGGACGGTCGGACATGACCAAAGATGCGCTGATCAAGGCACTGCGCAACCACTGA
- a CDS encoding acyl-CoA carboxylase subunit beta, protein MKDILEQLEERRADARLGGGQARIDAQHGRGKLTARERIDLLLDEGSFEEFDTFVAHRCTDFGMEKNRPYGDGVVTGWGTINGRLVYVFSQDFTVFGGSLSETHAQKICKIMDMAIQNGAPVIGINDSGGARIQEGVASLAGYAEVFQRNIEASGVIPQISVIMGPCAGGAVYSPAMTDFIFMVKDTSYMFVTGPDVVKTVTNEQVTAEELGGAVTHTRKSSVADSAFDNDVEALAEVRRLVDFLPANNREKPPVRPFFDDSDRIEMSLDTLVPENANTPYDMKELILKLGDEGDFYEIQEDFAKNIITGFMRIEGRTVGVVANQPMVLAGCLDIDSSRKAARFVRFCDAFEIPILTLVDVPGFLPGTSQEYGGVIKHGAKLLFAYGQATVPMVTVITRKAYGGAYDVMASKHLRSDFNYAWPTAEVAVMGAKGATEIIHRADLKDPEKIARHTKDYEDRFANPFVAAERGFIDEVIMPHSTRKRVARAFASLRNKKVVTPWKKHDNIPL, encoded by the coding sequence ATGAAAGATATTCTCGAACAGCTCGAAGAGCGCCGCGCAGATGCCCGTCTGGGCGGTGGGCAGGCCCGGATCGACGCGCAGCATGGTCGCGGAAAGCTGACCGCGCGCGAGCGCATCGACCTGCTGCTGGACGAGGGCAGCTTTGAGGAGTTCGACACCTTCGTGGCCCACCGCTGCACCGACTTCGGGATGGAAAAGAACCGTCCCTACGGCGACGGTGTCGTCACTGGCTGGGGCACGATCAATGGGCGCCTCGTCTATGTCTTCAGCCAGGACTTCACGGTCTTTGGTGGTTCGTTGTCCGAAACGCACGCACAGAAGATCTGCAAGATCATGGACATGGCGATACAGAACGGCGCGCCGGTCATCGGCATCAACGATTCCGGCGGCGCGCGGATTCAGGAGGGGGTGGCAAGCCTTGCCGGATATGCGGAAGTCTTCCAGCGCAATATCGAAGCTTCGGGCGTGATCCCGCAGATCAGCGTCATCATGGGCCCCTGCGCGGGCGGGGCGGTGTACTCTCCGGCGATGACCGACTTCATCTTCATGGTCAAGGACACCTCGTACATGTTCGTGACCGGCCCCGATGTGGTCAAGACGGTCACGAACGAACAGGTCACGGCCGAGGAACTGGGCGGTGCCGTCACCCATACCCGCAAATCCTCTGTCGCCGACTCGGCCTTCGACAACGACGTCGAGGCGCTGGCGGAAGTGCGTCGGTTGGTCGATTTCCTGCCCGCGAACAACCGCGAGAAACCGCCCGTGCGCCCGTTCTTTGACGATTCCGACCGGATCGAAATGTCGCTGGATACGCTGGTGCCAGAGAACGCCAACACGCCCTACGACATGAAGGAGCTGATCCTCAAACTGGGCGACGAGGGCGATTTCTACGAGATCCAGGAGGATTTCGCCAAGAACATCATCACCGGCTTCATGCGGATCGAAGGGCGCACCGTGGGGGTTGTCGCCAATCAGCCGATGGTGCTGGCCGGGTGTCTCGACATCGACAGCTCACGCAAGGCGGCGCGGTTCGTCCGGTTCTGCGACGCCTTCGAGATCCCGATCCTGACGCTGGTGGATGTCCCCGGCTTTCTGCCCGGCACCAGCCAGGAATACGGCGGCGTGATCAAGCACGGGGCCAAGCTGCTGTTCGCCTACGGACAGGCGACGGTGCCGATGGTCACGGTGATCACCCGCAAGGCATACGGCGGGGCCTATGACGTGATGGCGTCGAAACATCTTCGGTCGGATTTCAACTATGCCTGGCCCACGGCCGAGGTCGCGGTGATGGGGGCCAAGGGCGCGACAGAGATCATCCACCGTGCCGACCTCAAGGACCCCGAGAAGATCGCCCGGCATACCAAGGACTACGAAGATCGGTTCGCGAACCCCTTTGTCGCCGCCGAGCGGGGCTTCATCGACGAGGTGATCATGCCGCATTCCACCCGCAAGCGCGTTGCGCGCGCCTTTGCGTCGTTGCGCAACAAGAAGGTCGTGACGCCGTGGAAGAAGCACGACAACATTCCGTTGTGA
- a CDS encoding multidrug effflux MFS transporter, with protein sequence MIEAQPPAPVIRFLDRRTPPHILTLIMLAGLSALAMNIFLPSLPQMADYFGTSYAVMQLSVPLYLLFSAILQLFIGPISDNLGRRKVMIWGLALFMLATLGCILAPNATVFLLFRIGQAVAATAMVLSRAVIRDLYTQDQSASMIGYVTMGMALVPMIAPAVGGAIEQQFDWHMTFWVMLAIGGLILALVVADMGETSQASGKTMIGQFREYPELLRSPRFWGYALAAGFCSGAFFAYLGGAPFVGSTVFGLDPFWLGIYFGSPAIGYFAGNFLTGLFATRFGVNAMVFWGCMANAVGGSVSLLIFLSGHGSALTFFGMMTLVGLGNGLCIPNATAGMLSVRPHLAGTASGLGGAIMIGGGSALAVLAGVLLTPETGAYPLLLLMLITAIAGVASIWVVIRREKALGLRPR encoded by the coding sequence ATGATTGAAGCACAGCCCCCTGCGCCGGTGATCCGATTTCTGGACCGGCGCACGCCGCCGCACATTCTGACCCTGATCATGCTCGCCGGGCTGTCCGCGCTGGCCATGAACATCTTCCTGCCCAGTCTGCCGCAGATGGCGGATTATTTCGGCACGTCTTACGCGGTGATGCAGCTTTCCGTTCCGCTGTATCTGCTGTTCTCGGCGATCCTGCAGCTTTTCATCGGGCCCATCTCGGACAACCTGGGGCGTCGAAAGGTGATGATCTGGGGCCTTGCGCTGTTCATGCTGGCCACGCTGGGCTGCATCCTCGCCCCCAATGCCACGGTCTTTTTGCTGTTTCGCATCGGTCAGGCGGTTGCGGCCACGGCAATGGTGCTGAGCCGCGCGGTGATCCGGGACCTCTATACGCAGGACCAGTCAGCCTCGATGATCGGCTATGTCACCATGGGCATGGCGCTGGTGCCGATGATCGCCCCGGCCGTCGGCGGCGCGATCGAGCAGCAGTTCGACTGGCACATGACATTCTGGGTCATGCTGGCCATCGGCGGCCTGATCCTCGCCCTCGTGGTTGCCGACATGGGCGAAACCTCGCAGGCATCCGGAAAGACCATGATCGGGCAGTTCCGCGAATACCCCGAATTGCTGCGCTCACCGCGCTTCTGGGGCTATGCGCTGGCCGCCGGTTTCTGCTCCGGCGCGTTCTTCGCCTATCTGGGCGGCGCGCCCTTCGTCGGGTCCACCGTCTTTGGACTGGACCCGTTCTGGCTGGGCATCTATTTCGGCTCTCCTGCAATCGGCTATTTCGCGGGCAACTTTCTGACCGGCCTGTTCGCCACCCGCTTTGGCGTCAATGCCATGGTGTTCTGGGGCTGCATGGCGAATGCCGTCGGCGGGTCGGTGTCGCTGCTGATCTTCCTGTCCGGCCACGGCTCCGCGCTCACCTTCTTCGGGATGATGACGCTGGTGGGCCTGGGCAACGGGCTTTGCATTCCCAACGCCACCGCAGGCATGCTGTCGGTGCGCCCGCACCTGGCAGGCACCGCGTCCGGGCTGGGCGGCGCGATCATGATCGGGGGCGGGTCGGCGCTGGCGGTGCTGGCCGGTGTCCTGCTGACGCCCGAAACCGGGGCCTACCCGCTGCTGTTGCTCATGCTGATCACGGCAATTGCCGGCGTCGCCTCCATCTGGGTTGTCATCCGGCGCGAGAAAGCCCTTGGCTTAAGGCCCCGTTAA